The following DNA comes from Spirulina major PCC 6313.
GCGGGGTGGCGTGGCGTTTTGGTGGATGCCCTGAAGCGGACGAGTGCGATGGAGCAGTTGATTGCCATGGGCGATCGCTTCCAACAGGCCGGGATCACCTATTTAACTGGTTGCGGTGCGACCCCTGGACTCCTCACCGCTGCGGCGGTGGTGGCGGCTCAGAGTTACGCCGAGGTGCATCACGTCAAAATCACCTTCGGGGTCGGGATTGCCAACTGGGAAGCGTATCGGGCGACAATCCGGGAAGATATTGCCCACATGCCCGGTTTTACGGTGGAACAAGCCCAGGCGATGAGTGATGCGGAAATCGAAGCCCTCTTAGACCGGATGCATGGGGTGTTGTCGTTGGAAAATATGGAGCATGCCGACGATATTATGCTGGAGTTGGCGGGGATTTGCGATCGCGATCGCGTCACCGTCGGCGGCATCGTCGATACGCGCAACGCCAAAAAACCCCTCAGCACCAACGTCCAGATCACCGGCCGCACCTTTGAAGGGAAAATCTCCACCCACACCTTCACCCTCGGCGATGAAACCAGCATGGCCGCCAATGTCTGCGGCCCAGCCTTTGGGTATCTCAAAGCCGGAATAGACCTGAACCGACGCGGCATGACCGGGTTGTTAACCGCAGCGGATGTGATGCCCAAATTTGTACGTTAAGGGGGTTTGACGGTGACACCCTCTCCCCGCCTCACCGCCTGGGGAGGGGCGCGATGATCCCACGGTTTACCCTGAACTGACCTGGGATCATTCCCACGCTAAACTGAAATAGACCTGCCCAGTTAACTAATGGCCCAGTCTGCTGCTTCGACTCCCCTTAGTCACCTCTGGATTGAACAATCCCCCACAGCGATCGCCATTTTTGATCGAAATCTTTGTTGTGTGGTCGCCAGTGAGCGGTGGCGCAAATTGTACGGCCTTAATTCCGATCAAGCAGTGCAGGGTGTCGCCTTCGCGCAGTTAGTCCCCTCCCTCCCGGAGCATTGGACGGCGGTGCTGCGACGCAGTT
Coding sequences within:
- the bioU gene encoding (S)-8-amino-7-oxononanoate synthase BioU, with the protein product MIKVGLLGFGGLGQAAAQLLNAKQEMRLVAVADKQGYAYDSAGLAVSDCCAVYQNQGSVGYLEAGGVLSQTSIAELIAAADVDGYFLALPNLPNTFMATVAEQFLAAGWRGVLVDALKRTSAMEQLIAMGDRFQQAGITYLTGCGATPGLLTAAAVVAAQSYAEVHHVKITFGVGIANWEAYRATIREDIAHMPGFTVEQAQAMSDAEIEALLDRMHGVLSLENMEHADDIMLELAGICDRDRVTVGGIVDTRNAKKPLSTNVQITGRTFEGKISTHTFTLGDETSMAANVCGPAFGYLKAGIDLNRRGMTGLLTAADVMPKFVR